In Sorghum bicolor cultivar BTx623 chromosome 10, Sorghum_bicolor_NCBIv3, whole genome shotgun sequence, one genomic interval encodes:
- the LOC8067671 gene encoding subtilisin-like protease SBT3.9 encodes MASSPGRAMFFLTLSLVLLGDLRCCSCSQVYVVYMGKGPQQGESDRQHDDILRLHHQMLTAVHDGSSEKAQASHVYTYSSGFQGFAAKLNKRQAMELAEMPGVVSVFPNTKRRLCTTHSWDFMGLSTNAEGEVPGLSTNNQENIIVGFIDTGIWPESPSFSDHGMPPVPKRWRGQCQSGEANSPSNFTCNRKIIGGRYYLNGYQTEESGSSKNAIKFISPRDSSGHGSHTASIAAGRFVRNMNYGGLGTGGGRGGAPMARIAAYKACWDSGCYDVDILAAFDDAIRDGVDIISVSLGPDYPQGDYLSDAISIGSFHATINGILVVSSAGNAGRQGSATNLAPWMLTVAAGTTDRSFSSYIRLANGSFLMGESLSTYHMKTSVRTISASEVNAGYFTPYQSSLCLDSSLNSTKAKGKILICRRNEGSSESRLSTSMIVKEAGAVGMILIDEMEDHVANHFAVPGVTVGKTMGDKIISYVKSTRHASTMILPAKTILGLRDAPRVAAFSSRGPSSLTPEILKPDVAAPGLNILAAWSPAKNDMHFNILSGTSMACPHVTGIAALVKSVYPSWSPSAIKSAIVTTATVLNSKRKTIARDPNGRIAATPFDFGSGFVDPIKALNPGIIFDAQPEDYKSFLCATTHDDHSLHLITGDNSSCTHRASSSATALNYPSITIPYLKQSYSVMRTMTNVGNPRSTYHAVVSAPRGISVRVTPEVINFENYGEKRTFTVSLHVDVPPRGYVFGSLSWHGNGTEARLMMPLVVKVQTSDKA; translated from the exons ATGGCTTCTTCTCCAGGCAGAGCCATGTTCTTCCTCACGCTATCCCTCGTGCTACTAGGCGACCTTCGCTGCTGCTCTTGTTCCCAG GTGTATGTGGTTTACATGGGCAAAGGGCCGCAGCAGGGCGAGAGTGATCGTCAGCATGACGACATCTTGAGGCTTCACCACCAGATGCTGACTGCTGTTCACGATGGAAG CTCCGAGAAGGCGCAGGCATCACACGTCTACACTTACAGCAGCGGTTTCCAAGGATTCGCCGCCAAACTGAACAAAAGGCAAGCCATGGAATTAGCCG AGATGCCTGGTGTCGTCTCAGTGTTCCCAAACACAAAGAGGAGATTGTGCACTACCCATTCTTGGGATTTCATGGGCTTGTCCACCAATGCAGAGGGTGAGGTCCCTGGATTGTCCACCAACAACCAGGAGAACATCATTGTTGGATTCATTGACACAG GAATTTGGCCAGAATCCCCTAGTTTCAGTGATCATGGGATGCCTCCGGTTCCTAAAAGATGGAGAGGACAATGCCAAAGTGGAGAGGCAAATTCACCATCAAATTTCACCTGTAACAG GAAGATAATAGGAGGTAGATATTACCTCAATGGATACCAAACGGAAGAGAGTGGTTCGAGTAAAAATGCCATTAAGTTCATATCCCCAAGAGATAGCTCAGGGCATGGCAGCCATACTGCCTCAATAGCAGCTGGAAGATTTGTCAGAAACATGAACTACGGAGGTTTGGGCACTGGAGGAGGTCGGGGAGGAGCTCCCATGGCAAGGATTGCAGCCTATAAGGCCTGCTGGGATTCTGGCTGTTATGATGTTGACATTCTCGCAGCATTTGATGATGCCATCAGAGATGGTGTCGACATTATATCTGTGTCTCTAGGTCCAGACTATCCTCAGGGTGACTATCTCAGCGATGCCATATCCATCGGGTCATTCCATGCGACAATCAATGGAATACTGGTCGTTTCTTCAGCAGGAAATGCTGGGAGACAAGGCTCAGCAACTAACCTTGCGCCATGGATGCTCACTGTAGCTGCAGGAACAACTGATAGATCATTTTCTTCATATATCAGACTGGCAAATGGTAGCTTCTTAATG GGTGAGAGTTTGAGTACATACCACATGAAAACTTCCGTTAGAACTATTTCAGCTTCAGAAGTCAATGCAGGCTATTTTACCCCTTATCAATCCAG CTTGTGTCTGGATAGCTCTTTAAATAGTACCAAGGCCAAGGGAAAGATTCTTATTTGCCGCCGCAATGAAGGCTCCTCTGAATCACGGTTATCAACAAGTATGATTGTAAAGGAAGCTGGTGCAGTTGGGATGATTCTCATTGATGAGATggaggatcatgttgctaatcaTTTTGCTGTTCCTGGAGTCACTGTTGGGAAAACCATGGGTGACAAAATCATTTCTTATGTCAAAAGTACAAG GCATGCCAGTACAATGATCTTGCCAGCAAAGACGATCTTAGGGTTGCGAGATGCCCCACGGGTAGCAGCATTCTCTTCAAGAGGTCCAAGCTCATTGACACCTGAGATTCTGAAG CCAGACGTCGCTGCTCCTGGGCTGAACATCTTGGCGGCATGGTCTCCTGCTAAGAATGATATGCACTTCAACATTCTGTCTGGTACTTCCATGGCATGTCCACATGTTACAGGAATCGCAGCTCTTGTGAAAAGCGTATATCCATCATGGTCTCCTTCAGCCATCAAATCAGCAATCGTGACAACAG CAACTGTACTGAACAGTAAAAGGAAAACCATCGCAAGGGACCCTAATGGGAGGATTGCGGCAACGCCATTTGACTTTGGCTCAGGTTTTGTGGATCCCATCAAAGCTCTCAACCCAGGGATTATCTTTGATGCACAACCTGAAGACTACAAGTCATTCTTATGTGCTACAACCCACGATGATCACTCCTTGCATCTAATTACTGGAGACAACAGTAGCTGCACCCACAGAGCCTCCTCTTCTGCCACTGCTCTGAACTACCCATCAATCACCATTCCATATCTGAAGCAGAGCTATTCGGTCATGCGAACTATGACTAATGTGGGTAATCCGAGGAGCACTTACCATGCCGTGGTATCAGCGCCGCGAGGCATCAGCGTGAGAGTGACACCAGAAGTTATAAATTTCGAGAACTACGGTGAAAAGAGGACGTTCACAGTTAGCTTACATGTGGATGTGCCTCCTCGAGGTTATGTTTTTGGCTCTTTATCTTGGCATGGAAATGGAACAGAGGCTCGCCTGATGATGCCATTAGTAGTGAAAGTACAAACTTCTGACAAGGCCTGA